A region of the Sphingobium yanoikuyae genome:
GATCCTTTGCCGTCGCGAGGGACGGCAACACTGCAAGCAGCGCCAGCATGGACAGCATCGGCTTCATGGCGCCAGCACCTCCCCGATGGCGGGCGTTCGCGCCGCCACAGCGGCCTGCTGCAATAGGCGCCGTCGCCGTTCGCCGTCGGGCACGGCGGTCAGCCCTTCCTCGAAATTGAAATATTGCCAGACCTTCTTCGACACGCCGTGCCGGTCATAGCCCTTGAAAGCCATGCAGGTGCGCATCGTCTGGCGCCGTGCTTCGCGCTTCAGGGCCGAACCGATGATGGCCTCGCTCATCAGGCTACCGATCGCACCACCAACAAGCCCGCCAACCCCATAATAATAGGAATAATTGTTCGGCAGGTTCGACCGCAGGCCACGGGCATAGCCGTCACATTCGCTGATATCGGCAAAGGCCGTGCGCACATCGGTGTTATCGCGCCGGAAATAATAATATTTCTCGAAATCGGCGGCATCCGAAGCGTTGAATGGCCCCTTGACCGCCGGCAGGATGATCAGCCGAATATCCTTGTCGCTAAGGTCCACCGGACCAAAGGGCGATGCGCTGTCTTCCAGCACTGTGCCTGCCAGCCTTGGCGCTTCAATCCCATCCTGCGCCCGCACCGGCATGGCTATCAGGCACCATGCCAGCATGACGGCCGAGGCCGCCCTTCCCCTCAATGTCATCCCTTCCCCCCATCATGCCAATGGCATTGCCCGCCAGCCCGCCTTCCCCAAGGCGGTCCCCCAAAAGAAAAGGGCGATGGCCTTCAAGCCACCGCCCTTTCTGTTTTCCTGTCAGCCGGCGAGCGCCTTCTTGACCAGTTCGTTAACGACCTGGGGATTGGCCTTGCCCTGCATCGCCTTCATCGTCTGGCCGACGAAGAAGCCGAACAAGGCTTCCTTGCCGCCGCGATACTGCTCGACCTTGTCGCCATTCTTGGCGAGGACATCGGCCACCGCCGCCTCGATCGCGCCAGTGTCGCTGGTCTGCTTCAGGCCCTTTTCCTCGACGATCTTGCCGGGCTTGTCGCCTGTTTCCAGCATGATCTCGAACACCTGCTTGGCGATCGTGCCGCTGATCGTGCCATCGGCCACCAGTGCCAGCAATTCGGCGCCTTCCTCGGGGCTTACCGAGCTTTCTTCAAGGCTCTTGCCAATGCGGTTGAGGGCGCCATACAGTTCCGACAGCAGCCAGTTGGCCGATGCCTTGGCGACCTCGCCCTCGCTCTTCTTCTGGATGCGCGCGCCTTCCGCCAGCAGCGCCTCGAACCAGCGGGCGGTGTCGGCGTCGGCGGTCAGGGTCGCGGCATTATAAGCGGACAGGCCCAGATCCTGTGCATAACGGCGCAGCTTCGCGTCCGGCAGTTCCGGCAGCGACTGGCGGCATTCCTCCAGGAAGGCGTCGTCCAGTTCCAGCGGCAACAGGTCGGGATCGGGGAAGTAGCGATAGTCGTGCGCATCTTCCTTCGACCGCATCGAACGGGTTTCGTTGCGGTCCGGATCATAGAGGCGCGTTTCCTGCACGATCTTGCCACCGGCTTCCAGCACGTCGACCTGACGGTTCGCCTCATGCTCGACCACGGCCATGACAAAGCGGACCGAGTTCACATTCTTCGTCTCGGTGCGGGTACCGAACTCTTCGCCCGGACGACGCACGGAAACGTTGACGTCGGCGCGCATCGACCCCTGGTCCATATTGCCGTCGCACGACCCGACATAGCGAAGAATGGTTCGCAGCTTCGAGAGATAAGCTCCTGCTTCAGCAGGCGAACGCATGTCCGGCTTCGACACGATTTCCATCAGCGCCACGCCCGACCGGTTGAGGTCGACATAGGAGCTGGTCGGGTGCTGGTCGTGCATCAGCTTGCCGGCGTCCTGCTCGACATGGATGCGCTCGACGCCGATCACCTTGGTGCTGGCTTCGGGGTTCTTCTCGTCGAGGACGATCTCGATCTGCCCTTCGCCCACGATCGGGTGATAGAGCTGGCTGATCTGATAGCCCTGCGGCAGATCCGCATAGAAATAATTCTTGCGGTCGAAGCGCGACCATTTGTTGATCTGCGCGTCGATCGCCATGCCGGTGCGCACCGCCTGGCGGATGCACTCGCGGTTCGGCACGGGCAGCATGCCGGGCATGGCCGCATCGATCAGGCTGACCTGCGTATTGGGCTCCGCGCCGAACGCCGTCGCGGCGCCGGAAAAGAGCTTCGCGTTCGACGTCACCTGCGCATGGACTTCCAGGCCGATCACGACCTCCCACTCGCCGGTTGCGCCCTGGATGCGATAGGTTGATTCAGTCATTTCGCTTCTTGCCCATCAATTTCTGTCGGAGCGATCCGACCTCTGCTTCGGCGACCCTTGCCCCACAGACTGGTCTTGGGGCGATCCGATGTCGCTTCCGCGGTAGCAATGACGATCTTCCGACGCTTGGCTGGTCGATCATCCTTACGCTGATATCGCTGTTTCCCAGAAACAGTGAAGGAACTGAGCAAATCGACAAGTTCCCCCACCAGTTCTAGGAAGGTCATCTTACCACCACTTGTTCGGCCGCGCGGTGAAGCCGGCCCGTTCCTCGATGGCGAGGCTGGCGTTCAGCACGGTCTGTTCGTCCAGCGCCTTGCCGATCACCTGCAGGCCGATCGGCAGGCCGGCCGAATCCAGCCCGCCCGGGATCGCCATCGCCGGCAGCCCGGCCAGCGAGGCCGGCACGGTGAAGACGTCGTTCAGATACATGGCCAGCGGATCAGCCTGCTTCTCGCCCAGGCCGAACGCCGCGCTCGGCGCGGTCGGCGTCAGCAGCAGGTCGCACTTCTCGAACGCCAGTTCGAAATCGCGCGCGATCAGCGCCCGGACCTTCTGTGCCTGGGTATAATAGGCGTCGTAGAAGCCGGCCGACAGCACATAGGTGCCGATCATGATGCGGCGCTTCACTTCCGGGCCGAAGCCGGCAGCGCGGGTCGCGGCATACATGTCCTGCAAACCTGCGCCATCAGGCAGGTCGCGCTGGCCATAACGCACGCCGTCATAGCGGGCGAGGTTCGACGAGGCTTCGGCAGGCGCAATGATATAATATGTCGGCAGCGCATATTTGGTATGCGGCAGCGACACCTCCACCACTTCGGCGCCGGCGTCCTTGAGCCATTCGATACCGCGATCCCACATGGCGGAGATTTCCGCGTTCAGGCCATCGGGGCGATATTCCTTGGGAATACCGACCTTCTTGCCCTTGAGATCGCTCGACAGATTGGCTTCCCACTGCGGAACCGCCAGATCGAGGCTGGTCGAATCCTTGGGATCGAAGCCCGACATGACTTCCAGCAGGATCGCATTGTCGCGCACCGTGCGCGCCATCGGCCCGGCCTGGTCGAGCGACGAAGCGAAGGCGACGATACCGAAACGCGAGCAGCGGCCATAGGTCGGCTTGATGCCGCTGATGCCGGTGAAGGCGGCCGGCTGGCGGATCGAGCCACCGGTGTCGGTGCCGGTCGCAGCCGGGCAGAGCCGCGCGGAAATGGCCGAGGAGGAACCGCCCGACGAACCACCGGGCGCCAGTGCGGCATTATCACCGCCGCCGCGCCGCCAGGGCGAGATCACATTGCCATAATAGCTCGTCTCGTTGGACGAACCCATGGCGAACTGGTCGAGGTTGAGCTTGCCCAGCATGCCCGCACCGGCCGCCCACAGCTTGCCCGACACGGTCGATTCATAGGTCGGCACGAAGCCTTCCAGCATGTGCGACGCGGCAGTCGTCTGCGTGCCTTCGGTGCAGAACAGGTCCTTCATGCCGATCGGCACGCCCGCGAGCGCGCCCAGCGTCTCGCCGGCGGCCTTGGCCTTGTCGGCGGCGTCGGCCGCAGCCAGCGCCTTTTCGGGGGTCTCGACGATGAAGGCGTTCAGCGCCTTGGCAGCGGCGACATTGGCGTTGAAACCCTCGGCCACTTCGCGCGCCGAAAAATCGCCCGCGCGGAAGCCGTCGCGGATTTCCGCTACAGTAAGATCAGTCAGATTGGTCATTATTCGATCACCTTGGGCACCGCGAAGAAGCCATGTTCGGCCTGCGGCGCATTGGCCAGCACCTTGTCACGCACATTGCCGTCAGTGACGACATCGTCGCGCAGGCGTTGATGGTTGGGGATGACGGCCGTCATCGGCTGCACGCCGGTCACGTCCACCTCGCCCAGCTGTTCCACCCAGCCAAGGATATTGTTGAGTTCGGGCACCATGGCTTCCGCTTCCGCATCCGTCACCGAAATGCGCGAAAGGCTGGCGATCTTTTTCACGGTCTGAAGGTCTATCGACATGGGCCAAGCCGCTAGCACCCGCACCAGTCCGCTTCAAGTGTCCTGCTGCACCATCTGCCATCTTGCATGCGCCCATCTTGCATGACTGCCGCGCATGGGCCAGACAGGCCGCACGAAGGCGGGGCGATCCCCGCACAGGGATGGAGACGAGAGCAAGTGGCCCGCAAATTCCTCTATGTCGTCGCCGGCCTGGTCGTGCTGGTGCTTGCGATGCTGCTCGCCTATCGCATCTGGGGGATGCAGATCATGCGGGCGGTGATGGTCCCGCGCGAAGCGTTCCAGCCGCTCCAACCCCTGCCCGCCAACGCCTATGACGATCCGAAAATGTGGATCGCCCGCCCTGACCTGAGCAAGGACAATCCCGCGCTCTGGACGCCGCAGGGCGCGGCCAAGCTTGCGCCGCCCGCGCAGAAGGCCGCCGTCTTCTTCATCCACCCGACCAGCTATGTGACGCCGCTTGGCAATGCCCATTGGAACGCGCCGCTGGACGATGCCGAAAGCAACGCGACCGCGCGCCGCTTCGTGCTGAGCCAGGCCAGTGCCTTCAGCGCCGCCGGCAATGTCTGGGCACCGCGCTATCGCCAGGCCAATTATGGCGCCTTCCTCACCACCGGAGCGGAGGGCGACCAGGCGCTCGCCGCCGCCTATCGCGACGTGACCCAGGCCTTCGCCGCCTTTCTCAAGGCCAATCCCACCGGCCCGCTGATCCTCGCTGGCCACAGTCAGGGGTCACGCCACCTGCTGCAACTGGTGCGCGAACAGGTGGCGGGCAAGCCGGTCGCCGACCGGATCGCCGCCATCTATGCCGTGGGCTGGCCGATCTCGGTCGAGGCGGACCTGCCTGCATTGGGCTTCCCCGCCTGCGCCAAGCGGGATCAATCACACTGCATCGTCAGCTGGCAAAGCTATGCCGAACCGGCCGATCCGTCCGCCGTGGTCGAAAGCTTCGAGCGCAAGCAGGGCCTCAATGGCCAGCCGCGCAAGGGCACGCACATGCTCTGCACCAATCCGATCACCGGCACCTTCAACGGCAATGCGCCCGCCAGCGCCAATATCGGCACGCTCGACGCCCGCGCCGCCGACAAGCCCGCTCATCTGGTCGCCGGCATCGTCCCTGCCCGCTGCGACACCAGCGGCGTGCTGATGATCGGCGAGCCGGTCGACATGGGCCCCTACACGCTGCCCGGCAATAATTATCACGTCTATGATTATAGCCTGTTCTGGGGCAATGTGCGCGACGACGCCCGCCAGCGACTGGCGGCCTTTACCAAGACGCACTGAGATACATGAAACTTGTCACGACTGACCGCGCGGAATTTCGCGCAGCCCTGCCCGAGGGTGGCCGCCTGATCGGCATGGATGTGGGCACGAAGACGATCGGCCTAGCCCTGTGCGACGCCCAATGGTCGATCGCAAGTCCCGCCTACACCGTCAATCGCGGCAAGTTCAGCAAGGACAAGCCGGCGCTCGAAGCCTTCATGGCGCAGCAGCAGGTCAAGGGCATCGTCATCGGCCTGCCGCTCAACCTCGACGGCACCAACAGCCCGCGCAGCCAGGCGAGCCGCGCCTTCGCCCATAATGTCGCGGATATCGGCCTGCCCGTGCTGCTCTGGGACGAGCGCTGGTCGACCCAGGCCGTCACCCGCACCCTGCTGGAGGCCGACGCCAGCCGCGCCCGCCGCGACGAACTGGTCGACAAGCTCGCCGCCAGCTACATCCTCCAGGGCGCGATCGACGGCCTCGTCGCCGGGCTGGAATAGGCACGCCTGTCCTACAACGTGCCGCCCCGCTACATTCCCGGCGGCTCTTTCCCATCGCGATCCCCCGCCACTTTCCGATAGGATCAGCGGAACGTAACATAATGTCAGAATGTACGGGAAATATGCGAAGTTAAGCGCGCGATTTCCAACATTCATCCCGCCCAGCGCGCGCTGCCGGAGTTGCATATATCTGAAGTAACAGCGTTAAAGCGCTATTTACGTGATCGCGCTCACGGATTGATCGTTGCGAAAGCGATATTCCCTGCCCTGCAGTCGAACGGAAAAGGGCGGACGGATCAATGACCGAAGGCAAGAGTCCGGAAGATATCTGGCACATCATCAGCGAACAGCGCCGCATGATGCGCGACCATTTTCGCCGTGATCCCACCAGCTACTCGGTGCGTCGGGAAATGTCGCGCCGGCAGATGGCGCAGAAGCAGGACGATCAGACGCAGGACGTCTGAACGCCGTCCTCGAACGCCGCGATGATCGGGCATGGCCCTTCATCGGAGGCATGGCATTGCCGGGCCAGCCGCGTCAGCGCCGCCCGCGCCGCCTCCAGTTCCGCGATCTTCACATCCAGCGCCGCGATCCGATCGGCCGCCAGCTCGCGCGCCCGCTTGCGGTCCTGCCCGGCATCGAGCTGCAGCAGTTCGCCAATCTGTTCCAGCGTGAAGCCCGCCGCCTGCGCCGACCGGATGAAGCGCAGCCGCCGCACGTCGCCCTCGCCATAGCGCCGCACGCCGCCCTCCGGCCGATCGGGCGCATCCAGCAGGCCGCGCCGCTGGTAGAAGCGCACCGTCTCCACCCCAACATCGCCCGCGCGGGCCAGTGCGGAAATTGTCATGCTCATGCCTTGACTCCGTACCATGGTACAGACCCTATATGAGGGGCATCGCAGCGTAAACAAGGATGATGCAATGTCCCCAGCCTCGGGAAATCCGGCCCCGGAAAAGACGGCCCAGCTCTACCGTATGGTGATGCCCGGTCATGTCTGTCCCTATGGCCTCAAGGCGCGCTGGCTGCTGCGCCGCCATGGCTATCGGGTCGAGGATCATGCCCTTACCAGCCGGGCCGAGACCGACGCCTTCAAGGCGCAGCATGACGTGAAAACGACACCGCAAATCTTCATCGACGGCCGGCGGATCGGCGGCCATGACGATCTGCGCCGCTTCCTGGGCCTCAAGGTGCCGGTGCCCGGCGCGACCAGCTATGTGCCGGTGCTGGCCGTCTTCGCCGTCGCCGCACTGCTGGCGCTGGCGATCAACTGGCTAACCTTGGCGCCGCTGGTCGGCCTGCTGACGCTCGAACGGTTCATCGCCATCGCCATGATGCTGCTTGCCATGCTGAAGCTGCAGGATGTGGAGCGGTTTGCGACCATGTTCCTCAACTATGACCTGCTCGCCCGCCGCGTCATTCCTTATGGCCGCATCTATCCCTTCCTGGAACTGGGCGCGGGCGCGCTGATGCTGACCGGCCTTGCCCCCTGGCTGTCGATCCCGGTCGCCCTGTTCATCGGCGGCATCGGCGCGACATCGGTGTTCAAGGCAGTCTATATCGAGAAGCGCGAACTCAAATGCGCCTGCGTCGGCGGCAGCAGCAACGTGCCGCTCGGCTTCGTCTCGCTGACTGAGAATGTCATGATGGTCGCCATGGCGCTTTGGATGGTTGCCGGCATCCATTGAGCCGGCAGGACGGGGAGGCTACTCCCCGTCCCGTCCATAATCGTCGGGCAGGAACTGCACCCCGTCCGCCGTCGGCACCACCGTCAGATAGGTGAGATAGACCGGCACCGGCCGGGGCAGCGGCACATATTGTTCGGGCGCGTCGCTCTCCGCCGTCGGCGTCTTGCCGAAGAACCAGTGCCCCAGACGCTGCGCATCCTCCAGCCGGACGCAGCCATTGCTGAAATGGCGCACCGGCTTGGCGAACAGCGCCCGGTCGGGCGTGTCGTGCAGATAGATGCCCAGGTCATTGGGGAACATGAACTTGATCTTCCCCATGGCATTATTGCCGCCGGGCAACTGGCGCACGCGCAATTCGCGCTGCCCCGCTGCCACCGCCTGCCAGTCGATCTCGCTCTGGTTCAGCGTCTGCGCCTCGGCGGTCCAGTCGCTCAACGCCTCATAGCGCATCTTCCTGAGTGTTGCCCCATCCAGTATCTTGGGTGCGATCTTGCGCTCGACCAGGTCGGGCGGGACATTCCAATAGGGATTGAGCGTCGCATAGCGGATCATGCCCGCCATCATCGGCGTCTGGCTTTCCTTGGCGCCGGCCACGACCTTCATCGATCCGTCCAATTCGCCGCCGCTATAATAATAGAGCCGCGCCGATGCCGCATCGACCTCGACATGCCGCACCCATGGACCGGGCAGCAGCCGCGCCCGCTCCAGATTGAGCTGCAATATGCGGGCAAAATAGCCCGGACCACGATTAAGCGCCTCGATCGTCTGCGCGCCGGCAATGCCGTCCGCATTCAGCCCGTGATCGGCCTGGAACAGCTTGACCTTGGCCGCCAGCGCCTTGTCATAATCAACCCCGTCGGGCAGCCCCAACCGATGACGCAGGATCGCGATCTCGCCACTCGATCCGCCCGGCCGCAGCTTGACGTCGGTCGGCACGTTCACCGCCGGCAGGCCGCCCCAGCGCGTTGCATAGGCGCCGCTTGCCGCGCGCAGCTTCATGTAGAGCGGGCTCATCCAGCCCGCCTTCTCGACATAGGTCGCCAGCGACGGCGCCACCGCCGCTGCGCGCAGCACTTCGGCGGCATCGGGCGCCTGCGGTTCCACCTCGGGGTCGAGATAGCGCATCTTCACCGCCTTGGACGGGCGGCGGACATCGGCGACATAGGTGGCCAGCGCCTTCGACAGGGCGACGTCGACCCGAGCAAGCGCCTTGGGGTCGCCGGAGGCATCGGCCTCCTTGATCGCCCGCAACAACC
Encoded here:
- the gatB gene encoding Asp-tRNA(Asn)/Glu-tRNA(Gln) amidotransferase subunit GatB — translated: MTESTYRIQGATGEWEVVIGLEVHAQVTSNAKLFSGAATAFGAEPNTQVSLIDAAMPGMLPVPNRECIRQAVRTGMAIDAQINKWSRFDRKNYFYADLPQGYQISQLYHPIVGEGQIEIVLDEKNPEASTKVIGVERIHVEQDAGKLMHDQHPTSSYVDLNRSGVALMEIVSKPDMRSPAEAGAYLSKLRTILRYVGSCDGNMDQGSMRADVNVSVRRPGEEFGTRTETKNVNSVRFVMAVVEHEANRQVDVLEAGGKIVQETRLYDPDRNETRSMRSKEDAHDYRYFPDPDLLPLELDDAFLEECRQSLPELPDAKLRRYAQDLGLSAYNAATLTADADTARWFEALLAEGARIQKKSEGEVAKASANWLLSELYGALNRIGKSLEESSVSPEEGAELLALVADGTISGTIAKQVFEIMLETGDKPGKIVEEKGLKQTSDTGAIEAAVADVLAKNGDKVEQYRGGKEALFGFFVGQTMKAMQGKANPQVVNELVKKALAG
- the gatA gene encoding Asp-tRNA(Asn)/Glu-tRNA(Gln) amidotransferase subunit GatA, giving the protein MTNLTDLTVAEIRDGFRAGDFSAREVAEGFNANVAAAKALNAFIVETPEKALAAADAADKAKAAGETLGALAGVPIGMKDLFCTEGTQTTAASHMLEGFVPTYESTVSGKLWAAGAGMLGKLNLDQFAMGSSNETSYYGNVISPWRRGGGDNAALAPGGSSGGSSSAISARLCPAATGTDTGGSIRQPAAFTGISGIKPTYGRCSRFGIVAFASSLDQAGPMARTVRDNAILLEVMSGFDPKDSTSLDLAVPQWEANLSSDLKGKKVGIPKEYRPDGLNAEISAMWDRGIEWLKDAGAEVVEVSLPHTKYALPTYYIIAPAEASSNLARYDGVRYGQRDLPDGAGLQDMYAATRAAGFGPEVKRRIMIGTYVLSAGFYDAYYTQAQKVRALIARDFELAFEKCDLLLTPTAPSAAFGLGEKQADPLAMYLNDVFTVPASLAGLPAMAIPGGLDSAGLPIGLQVIGKALDEQTVLNASLAIEERAGFTARPNKWW
- the gatC gene encoding Asp-tRNA(Asn)/Glu-tRNA(Gln) amidotransferase subunit GatC produces the protein MSIDLQTVKKIASLSRISVTDAEAEAMVPELNNILGWVEQLGEVDVTGVQPMTAVIPNHQRLRDDVVTDGNVRDKVLANAPQAEHGFFAVPKVIE
- a CDS encoding DUF3089 domain-containing protein, coding for MARKFLYVVAGLVVLVLAMLLAYRIWGMQIMRAVMVPREAFQPLQPLPANAYDDPKMWIARPDLSKDNPALWTPQGAAKLAPPAQKAAVFFIHPTSYVTPLGNAHWNAPLDDAESNATARRFVLSQASAFSAAGNVWAPRYRQANYGAFLTTGAEGDQALAAAYRDVTQAFAAFLKANPTGPLILAGHSQGSRHLLQLVREQVAGKPVADRIAAIYAVGWPISVEADLPALGFPACAKRDQSHCIVSWQSYAEPADPSAVVESFERKQGLNGQPRKGTHMLCTNPITGTFNGNAPASANIGTLDARAADKPAHLVAGIVPARCDTSGVLMIGEPVDMGPYTLPGNNYHVYDYSLFWGNVRDDARQRLAAFTKTH
- the ruvX gene encoding Holliday junction resolvase RuvX: MKLVTTDRAEFRAALPEGGRLIGMDVGTKTIGLALCDAQWSIASPAYTVNRGKFSKDKPALEAFMAQQQVKGIVIGLPLNLDGTNSPRSQASRAFAHNVADIGLPVLLWDERWSTQAVTRTLLEADASRARRDELVDKLAASYILQGAIDGLVAGLE
- a CDS encoding MerR family transcriptional regulator produces the protein MSMTISALARAGDVGVETVRFYQRRGLLDAPDRPEGGVRRYGEGDVRRLRFIRSAQAAGFTLEQIGELLQLDAGQDRKRARELAADRIAALDVKIAELEAARAALTRLARQCHASDEGPCPIIAAFEDGVQTSCV
- a CDS encoding MauE/DoxX family redox-associated membrane protein; translated protein: MSPASGNPAPEKTAQLYRMVMPGHVCPYGLKARWLLRRHGYRVEDHALTSRAETDAFKAQHDVKTTPQIFIDGRRIGGHDDLRRFLGLKVPVPGATSYVPVLAVFAVAALLALAINWLTLAPLVGLLTLERFIAIAMMLLAMLKLQDVERFATMFLNYDLLARRVIPYGRIYPFLELGAGALMLTGLAPWLSIPVALFIGGIGATSVFKAVYIEKRELKCACVGGSSNVPLGFVSLTENVMMVAMALWMVAGIH
- a CDS encoding L,D-transpeptidase family protein — encoded protein: MLIAGSVPGMVAAQPAASDTAARSSVAAEIRSAASGKLRDFYGTRGYWPLWSDKGKVRAEPAQALLTLLDSADQDGLRSRDYDARGLLRAIKEADASGDPKALARVDVALSKALATYVADVRRPSKAVKMRYLDPEVEPQAPDAAEVLRAAAVAPSLATYVEKAGWMSPLYMKLRAASGAYATRWGGLPAVNVPTDVKLRPGGSSGEIAILRHRLGLPDGVDYDKALAAKVKLFQADHGLNADGIAGAQTIEALNRGPGYFARILQLNLERARLLPGPWVRHVEVDAASARLYYYSGGELDGSMKVVAGAKESQTPMMAGMIRYATLNPYWNVPPDLVERKIAPKILDGATLRKMRYEALSDWTAEAQTLNQSEIDWQAVAAGQRELRVRQLPGGNNAMGKIKFMFPNDLGIYLHDTPDRALFAKPVRHFSNGCVRLEDAQRLGHWFFGKTPTAESDAPEQYVPLPRPVPVYLTYLTVVPTADGVQFLPDDYGRDGE